The sequence TGATGACCTGGAgctcaagggactaggtaggtaggtctTATCTCCTCTAGGACATTTTAGACTTATTTATCACTGTCTCTAAGAGACAGCCCGGCCAATGAGTTTCACTTGCACTATGATGCATAATAGTCTTTAATGTAGAATACAAACTTCATATTCATCCAGTCATAAACAAGATTGTGTCCACTTTCTGTAAATAAGTCAAGGTTTTAGATACAAATCATCTACCATATACAATTTAACAACTTTATAAATCATGTACATTCCACATGCATGAAGCTAGCAAGGCCATGACTTGTCAACTTGGAAGATCACTGTACTCTGTCAATATTTGAACACTTTGAATGCCTGCCCAGCATAGTTGCAACTTCAAATAATCAATGGACTTAAATATCTGTATTTCTATATTTCATGGACTGGTCCATAATGTGGTTTACCAGTTTAAGTTTCCATGGTCAATAAACTACTTAACAAAAGCATTTCTCATCTTTTGTGTGTACACATTGACTGCAACTTAACTCATAAATTTGCTTTAAGAAAATGTTTGGAGCAACATATACATAAAATGCTACAATATAATAAACAATATACTTTTAAAGTATAGTTTCTTATAACTCTCAAAAAAATACAACAGCAAGCCTTTGGCCTTGTAAGAATCAAAATGCTATTTTGCATCATATCACATACATGTCTAGGTACTgtgcaagtactagtaccttaCTAACAGGCTTGGATTCTGATGGATGGGTCCTTTCTATACACCCATTATACAAGCATTATACAACACCAAATTCCTGTTGACCAGCTGCAGTCTTAGACTCTGAATCTGAAGACTATGAAGAAGATGCATCTTAGAGGGAATGACTGGTACCTAAATTAGCCTGCAGTTGGTTAATCAGTTTCGAAAGTTAGCTAGGGGGGTCTCTCCTAAATCTATTATATAACTCCAGTCTCTTTCGTGCAATCAACTCTCCATACAGTTCACTGATTGGTCTATCACCAGTTTTACCTTCCTCATACTGCTCTAACATCTTTCTAATGTCTTTATCGAGGTCCTGAGCTGCCTCATTAATGATGTGATCTATTTCTGGCCCAGTGATCCCAGCTGCCCGGGCCAGAGGTACCCAGTCTGGGCCAGGCCCCGCTGGGTTACTGAGATGATGGGCAAGTCCTGTGAAAAGGCCTGGAAGAGAAAAAATAATGGGAAATTATCATCATGCTGTCTTCACAAATCTAGCCTAAAAAACACTCGACCAATAGTGATTTCCATAAGAACATAGCTCAATGATTGATGAGGAAACAGTCTCACGAAACTTCAATCAATAAATTCAAATCTAAAAAATAGACTGTTGTCAAAGTCATTTGTACAAAATTACTGCTGTTACAAAAGCTAGTTCTCAACCTTGAATCAAGAAGGAAAACACAACTTTCTTGTGAGAAAATTATGAGGGTAGGATGTCACGGACAACATTATAGTGCATTAAGTAGATTTCTGAAAAGGTCAACTTTAACAACAGAAGTAATAACACAGCTGGAAATTAgagttgagaaaaaaaatcagaaacaCTTACTTTTTGCCACACTGTCCCTAATTGCAACTCGCACCTTCCTCTCGTATGCCTCATCCCCTGACGAGCTTTCTGCATCAGACTCTACATCACTTGTAGGCAGCGGACTGAAGGACTCTGATCTCCCACCAACAGCACCCAAGGCTTCTAACCCATCCGAGTCATGCGCGCTCTCTTGGACTGGGAAACTCAATTCGTCACTAGGCACACGCACCATTGCTGTTCTTGCGATTTCTTCTATATCAGGAATGTGTTCACTGTCTTCAGGTGGATCTGATATTTGTTTCACACttgtttcttcttcatcttcctgTTCTGTTCTTAGTCCCTTAGGCTCAGACTGTGGACCAGCATCACATGGCCCATCTGGCACATGTTCTGTAGACTGTTCCTCAGCCTCTTGTAGCTCTTCAGCTAAAGTCTGTGGAGGCACAGAAGATTCTGCAGCATCTTCTGTCAAGGATGACTGGCTGTCTGCATCTTCCTTAAGGGGAGGAGTTGGATGGAGTGCTACTTCAAGACCTCCGGTCTGTTGAGGAACAGAACAAGGCTAATTGGACCCTGTTTGCTAACTTGAAATACTCGATTCCATTTAATCTGACACACAGATCCACATGCAGATAGTCTGTCAGAGAATGATAAACTAGAAATCATATTGatgcaaatgtacattgtatgtattgttacagtagtgcaATAAATAGGGTGAACTTCATTCCTAAACATATCTCATAATGTAGATCATTCACCTTTTTTCAGTGAATATGTACATTACAGAAATCAAAGAATCAGTAGCTTCATGAATACCTTGAATACTGGATCCATAGGTGGACTAACTTCTTGGCTACCCCTCGGAAGCAATGGTACAGTCTCATCATTGggtgaaactaaaaaaaatgcacaaaaaagtTTAATACCTATGAATGGATTTTCCCTAATCAAGTGTTTACCATTtctctccttacaaatgtaataaACTGAACACTGatcgtttttttctttgtaaacaatgaataaataaaaatgtttactGTAGTACGTACCCGTATATTCCAAGGAATCTTCCTCAGAGGGGGGTGGTTGAGATTGACTGATTAGGGATCTTTGTTTAGGCCTTACAGCTGCAGTTTGAATAGATGACGACTGCATTTCTGTTTTCCTTCTGCCACCAATATCTTCCCTTGACTCTGCTCTTAATGAGTGTTCTTGTAAGTCTACATGAGGTTCAGCCTGTTCACAAGATTCTTCCTGACCTAAGTGGGACATTTCTTCAATACCTGAAATGCACAGTAGGTGGTTGAATGCAACTTAATCTTACAAACATAAACTTTCTTCACTGTTTTCGTTGTGAAATGACAACaaatgactttgacttgactacCATGACATAGTTTTAGGATCAGCTACAAATTACATTGGCAAGAAATCAAGGTTGAATCTCAATATATCTAAAAGACCTTGATTTTAAGCAGTACATACCTTCATTTAAAGCAGAATTTTCCCCAATGACAAGTACTTCATGTGCTGTCCTTTCCAACAGGGATGCTGTTTCaactgttgtttcttttgtaatCATTTTCTTGATTACTATCAGACATTTTAGATCTATCAATCCGATGGCAAGTGCTATACAGGTTAATACCAAACCAACGGATGTAATACCAAATAGTGCATCTATTCGTGTGATGACGTCAATTGGTGTCCCTGAAAAGAATATCACAAAGAGATGAAGTGATACGTCATTGGAAACTGTTCCATAACACAGTTCTAGTATTTGACATTGTGTATTTTGCACAATGAAGCTAAATCTTAGAAAGAAATCTACTGATGCCAGACACAAAACTATTAGACAAAAATAAAGTACAATGAAGTTGAAATAGTGATGCTTTGAAAGCCAAAGACTGTGCATTATTCTCTTGGTGATGCTATACACCAACTGTGATTTACTTTAAGTATTAACTACTCACATGTCTTGGATGGCATAGTGGCCTTGTGAGGGTTGTTGACTCAAGTACTGAGTTTGAATCTCTGACAAATGTTGTAAAATGTTGTGCTCTTGAAACACGAAAGGAAGTCTACATTCCATTTTCTCACAGTAGTCAGGCGAAAATGCTTTGTTTAGGATTGTCTCTGAGATAGAATATTAAATGAAGGTCCCTCGGATGAAATGTTAAATACTTTTCAGTTCAAAtgttttactctccaagcagaggttaggctccggctgttttgtaacgtttttttagtcgtttttatcgggctttctattttgtcattttttttgttgtgtcctatgttaggttttgacagggcaagatataaaaaaaatagaaagcccgataaaacgaNNNNNNNNNNNNNNNNNNNNNNNNNNNNNNNNNNNNNNNNNNNNNNNNNNNNNNNNNNNNNNNNNNNNNNNNNNNNNNNNNNNNNNNNNNNNNNNNNNNNAGAATTCTTGTTAAAATGGGGCATGCTAAGGCTTTTGTAGTGTGAAAAAATTTCTCAGATAGGTCACAATTGATGACtatggccacatgtgacctagaAGATTATAATCCCTGGTCAACTTCAACTTTATGCTAGTCAGAAAATCAGCCAACATGGGTAAGGGGCATCCAGTTAGTTAGTTATGGTGGTACTACACCCATCTTCCATTCTTCAGAGAGAAACCTGTACACCATTTTATTGTAAATAATGGTATACCGAGCATTGCAAATGTTACTGCAAACTGTATGGAAGTTTCTACACATCACTTACCTTTTGTACTGCCTTGCCCGGGTGgacatgtttttcttttcacacACTTATTTTCACCAATCctgcaaaaatatgatcatTGACGCTGTAAAATTGCTCAAGACTGTAGAAAAAGTAGAGTGATAGCTGTGTTAGATTTGCAAGATTATCAAATTGGGACTATGTAAGGACAGCATACaatcatataaatatatacatgtataaggtatAAGGTCACTGTGTATGACGCCACTAATCTTTTCACGATCAAGAACCCAAGAACATACTTGTTGATAAGTGTATGGGTGACTCCTAAGCTGGGTTGAAAACATAAGACATGGTAAAGCCACAAAGCTATAGCTAATATCAGCTATAAAAAAATTTGCACCCAGATAGTTTGATTGAAAAAAGACTGCCATACTAGTTCTTAATTTTATGAATTTGCTCAATAATACTTGCAGTCATTTGACTCACTTTATAGCCCCATGCTCACAGTGGCACACAGCATCATGTGTTCTGTCACCTGGCTGCACTGGTTCCTTTATCTGATAGGGGGCATCACAAGATATCTTGTGAGGATGACAGGATCGTGCATGGTTAGGTTTTCTGCGGTAGGTTCCTTCTGGGCAGGGAGTGCAGGTAGCTGTGTCCAGTTGTCCTGGCACACAGGCTACCTCCATAAAGGTGCCTGATAAATGGGAGGATATGTCAGTTGATAATGTAATATCTAAATCAATCAAACTGTAGTACAAGTATCAAATACCCATGTGCTGCATACTAATATAattatgtactactagtacaatGATGCTTGTCTTGCTCATGTTCAATGTAGTGTTCTTTGGATTCAAAATCTACATT comes from Branchiostoma floridae strain S238N-H82 chromosome 19, Bfl_VNyyK, whole genome shotgun sequence and encodes:
- the LOC118406877 gene encoding uncharacterized protein LOC118406877, whose translation is MHSLWLSKHHYFNFIVLYFCLIVLCLASVDFFLRFSFIVQNTQCQILELCYGTVSNDVSLHLFVIFFSGTPIDVITRIDALFGITSVGLVLTCIALAIGLIDLKCLIVIKKMITKETTVETASLLERTAHEVLVIGENSALNEGIEEMSHLGQEESCEQAEPHVDLQEHSLRAESREDIGGRRKTEMQSSSIQTAAVRPKQRSLISQSQPPPSEEDSLEYTVSPNDETVPLLPRGSQEVSPPMDPVFKTGGLEVALHPTPPLKEDADSQSSLTEDAAESSVPPQTLAEELQEAEEQSTEHVPDGPCDAGPQSEPKGLRTEQEDEEETSVKQISDPPEDSEHIPDIEEIARTAMVRVPSDELSFPVQESAHDSDGLEALGAVGGRSESFSPLPTSDVESDAESSSGDEAYERKVRVAIRDSVAKSLFTGLAHHLSNPAGPGPDWVPLARAAGITGPEIDHIINEAAQDLDKDIRKMLEQYEEGKTGDRPISELYGELIARKRLELYNRFRRDPPS